The window CACGCATGATAGCAGCAGCACGGGTCAGAACACGACCACGCTCAGTTCCGGTCAATTCAGCCCATTCCTTTTGGGCAGCAACAGCACCGCTTATCGCTTGCTCAACAATTGCAGGCGTTGCACCATGAACAGTTGCAAATACCTTTCCATCGGCAGGATAAATAACCGGGATTGCTTCCCCTGCTTCGTCATTCACATAGCGACCATCAACGAAATGGCTACCAAGTGGCTGATAAACCGAGCTCATGCGTGTTACTCCTGCGGCTTGGAAATTGGGTCCATGGGGCTAGGATCAGCACCCATTACGGAACTATTTTCATTCTGTTGTATTTCTCGGCACTCCGCGTCAAACGCACGCAGAATATGAGCAATAGCCTCGCGTCCATCTTCTACATTTTCATCAAGGGCATAACGCAAATAGAGGCCATCAATCAGCCCTGCAATCCTGCGAGCCACATCTGGTGCCCGCTCACCAATCAGAGAACGGAGCTCAAAAACCAGATTGCTATGCAGACGGCGCTGATAAACATAGAGAAGTCTGCGAGCGTCCGCAGAACTGAGTGCAAGCGTATAGAATATCAACCAGGCATAGATAGCTTCACGGGTGAAATTCGGACTGGAAAAGCTTGCATGCACAATGGCTTCAAAACGCTGTCTGGGCGTTTTTGCCTTTGCAAGCTTCTCACAGAAGTCCTCACCATGGCGACGCAGCAAATCCCGCATTGCAGCCAGAAACAAACTGTCTTTGTCTTTGAAATAATGGAATGTAAGACCTGCTGACATGCCAGCACTTTTCGCAATCTGGCTGATTGTCACATTCAGAGACCCTGCCGCCGCCACTTCTTTGATAGTAGCGGCAATAATTTCTGC is drawn from Cohaesibacter gelatinilyticus and contains these coding sequences:
- the betI gene encoding transcriptional regulator BetI yields the protein MVRKTEQERRAEIIAATIKEVAAAGSLNVTISQIAKSAGMSAGLTFHYFKDKDSLFLAAMRDLLRRHGEDFCEKLAKAKTPRQRFEAIVHASFSSPNFTREAIYAWLIFYTLALSSADARRLLYVYQRRLHSNLVFELRSLIGERAPDVARRIAGLIDGLYLRYALDENVEDGREAIAHILRAFDAECREIQQNENSSVMGADPSPMDPISKPQE